One window of Methanophagales archaeon genomic DNA carries:
- a CDS encoding CBS domain-containing protein, whose product MKKGWEIKVRDVMVEDVAYVTVPGTREELMAICKSRYISGAPVVKDGKLVGIVTRQDVLKNPNEEQIALLMTRNPFTIGPDASIVDASRLILTNKIRRLPVVEGERLVGIISVADIVRAIADMDFTEPIGDYIADETVAVWDETPLSVVGRIMELACVKAVPVLNTELELVGLIADRDLINAAIIEDNTTDSDLSLGSDEDEWTWEGMRDTMRLYYSVSKISLPKRPVKEVMVKEVITATRNSTVSECARVMSKNKFDQLPVISARGKLVGLLLDRNLLKVLV is encoded by the coding sequence ATGAAGAAGGGGTGGGAGATAAAAGTAAGGGATGTGATGGTGGAAGATGTTGCTTATGTAACGGTTCCAGGAACGCGAGAGGAGTTGATGGCAATTTGCAAATCGAGATATATCTCTGGTGCTCCGGTGGTCAAGGATGGGAAGTTAGTAGGAATAGTAACGAGGCAGGACGTGTTAAAGAATCCAAATGAGGAGCAGATAGCGCTACTCATGACCAGGAACCCCTTCACAATCGGTCCAGACGCGAGCATAGTCGATGCATCAAGGCTTATACTGACAAATAAGATTCGTCGTTTGCCCGTTGTGGAAGGTGAGAGACTTGTTGGTATAATCTCTGTTGCGGATATAGTTCGGGCGATAGCAGATATGGACTTTACTGAGCCGATAGGCGATTACATAGCTGATGAGACCGTAGCTGTATGGGATGAGACGCCTCTGTCGGTAGTGGGACGGATAATGGAGCTTGCATGTGTAAAAGCAGTACCAGTCCTGAATACAGAGCTCGAGCTGGTGGGGCTTATAGCCGACCGGGACCTGATAAATGCTGCGATAATTGAGGATAATACAACGGATTCAGACCTCTCTTTAGGCTCGGATGAGGACGAATGGACATGGGAAGGCATGAGAGATACAATGAGGTTATATTATAGTGTATCAAAGATAAGCTTACCGAAGAGACCTGTGAAGGAGGTAATGGTGAAGGAAGTAATAACTGCGACCCGTAATTCAACGGTGAGCGAATGTGCGAGAGTGATGAGCAAGAACAAATTTGACCAGCTTCCTGTTATTTCAGCGCGTGGTAAGCTGGTGGGCTTATTACTTGATAGGAACCTTCTTAAGGTTTTGGTGTAG
- a CDS encoding translation initiation factor IF-5A, translated as MKEQTEVRTLKEGRYVVIEDEPCTIVSITTSKPGKHGAAKARIEGIGVFDSQKRTAIQPVTAKIYVPVIERRSGQVLSITDDTVQVMDLEDYSTIEIKVPKELKEKGRIEPGKEIPFLHYEGRYKIDMR; from the coding sequence ATGAAAGAACAGACTGAGGTAAGGACTCTAAAAGAGGGTAGATATGTTGTGATAGAGGATGAGCCTTGTACGATAGTGAGTATAACGACATCGAAGCCAGGAAAGCATGGAGCGGCAAAGGCGCGGATAGAAGGAATAGGTGTATTTGATTCTCAGAAGAGGACTGCGATTCAGCCAGTTACTGCGAAGATATATGTGCCTGTGATAGAACGCAGAAGTGGTCAGGTGCTTTCTATCACTGATGATACGGTGCAGGTTATGGATCTGGAAGATTATTCAACGATTGAGATAAAGGTACCAAAAGAATTGAAGGAGAAGGGTAGGATTGAACCGGGTAAGGAGATACCTTTTTTGCATTATGAGGGGAGATACAAGATAGATATGAGATAA
- a CDS encoding ATP-grasp domain-containing protein, which translates to MRIMVAEYSVGSRGGEGMSLQKEGRAMLITLKQSFERLGNEVISPMQERDFEAAVDKLSKDCDAGIVIAPDELLLSLTEIVESNTVNLGCPCECVRICTDKLRTTEILSEAGIPVPEIVADAWIPGRKYVIKPRYGCASEDVFIIESTKRYNPGDGFITMEYIKGENISSSVVAGSSGALPLTVNKQFIRMEHTGRLRLRYTGGLVPYHVDAEREILDMSKQIVAALGCSGYIGIDFVVRSEGERRAYVVDVNPRPTTSIVGIARVLNYELGDLLLSAKFGSLPGEEDVKTEGCFIFNL; encoded by the coding sequence ATGAGGATAATGGTGGCAGAGTATTCAGTGGGTTCGCGCGGTGGAGAAGGGATGTCTTTGCAAAAAGAGGGGAGAGCGATGTTAATCACGCTGAAACAGAGCTTTGAGAGGCTGGGTAATGAAGTCATCTCACCCATGCAGGAACGTGATTTCGAAGCTGCGGTGGATAAACTATCGAAGGACTGTGATGCTGGAATTGTCATTGCACCAGATGAGCTGCTTTTATCTCTCACCGAGATCGTGGAATCGAACACCGTCAATCTCGGTTGCCCCTGCGAGTGCGTTCGGATTTGCACAGATAAACTGCGGACTACAGAGATACTGAGTGAAGCAGGTATTCCGGTACCTGAAATTGTTGCGGATGCATGGATACCGGGCAGGAAATATGTAATCAAACCGAGATACGGATGTGCTTCTGAGGATGTCTTTATAATAGAAAGCACAAAGAGGTACAATCCTGGTGACGGGTTTATTACTATGGAATATATAAAAGGAGAGAATATAAGCAGCAGTGTGGTTGCTGGCTCTTCAGGAGCATTACCACTAACAGTGAATAAGCAGTTTATACGCATGGAGCATACTGGAAGGCTCCGTCTCCGTTATACAGGTGGGTTGGTCCCTTACCATGTGGATGCAGAGAGGGAGATATTGGATATGAGCAAGCAGATTGTAGCTGCGTTGGGATGTAGCGGATATATCGGAATAGACTTTGTAGTACGCAGTGAAGGGGAGCGCAGGGCATATGTGGTGGATGTGAATCCGAGACCAACCACTTCAATCGTGGGCATAGCGCGGGTATTAAATTATGAGCTGGGTGATTTATTGCTGAGTGCGAAATTTGGCTCTTTACCAGGAGAAGAGGATGTAAAGACAGAGGGGTGTTTTATTTTTAACCTTTAA